From the Glandiceps talaboti chromosome 12, keGlaTala1.1, whole genome shotgun sequence genome, one window contains:
- the LOC144443151 gene encoding tyrosine-protein kinase transmembrane receptor Ror-like, with protein sequence MKNKYGPAVSREVVLEPTDINTVAVFESSTSNIKTVLSNNSHQTADTTKSFSKYKITGITAGVAIGLIVIISIGYYCKKCQNQRQYITVGIRKRTLDRIIHLKNTQNNVELQQDVHKCLMSRHEFPRHRLNFLNELGKGNFGVVHKALARDIGEERKDMIVAVKMLNENATASQREEMLREINILQEIGRHQNILGIIGCCTNNEPYLLITEYMKHGDLLTFLWRSKETQCQEADPIYNLSVKSYYQIARQIARGMEFLAHNKVVHGDLAARNILVGEGLQVKISDFGLANDVYLQGWTALPTSRLRAAKWVSLETNLNGLCTIQSDVWSYGIVLHEIATRGCTPYEGMSAVEVVTAIKEGYRMPQAEECPNAIFQ encoded by the exons ATGAAGAAcaagtatggaccagcagtatCCAGAGAGGTGGTGTTAGAACCAACTGATATAAACACAGTAGCTGTCTTTGAATCATCCACAAGTAACATAAAGACTGTACTGTCAAACAACTCCCACCAAACTGCAG ACACTAccaaatcattttcaaaatataaaatcacaGGAATCACAGCCGGAGTCGCCATTGGCCtgattgttattatttcaattgGATATTACTGCAAGAAGTGTCAAAATCAGAGACAGTATATTACTGTTGGCATCAGGAAACGTACATTGGACAGAATTATTCACCTGAAGAATACTCAAAATA ATGTGGAACTACAACAAGACGTTCATAAGTGCCTTATGTCAAGACATGAGTTCCCAAGACATCGTCTTAATTTTCTAAATGAGCTAGGAAAAGGCAATTTCGGAGTTGTTCACAAGGCACTCGCTCGAGATATTGGGGAGGAAAGGAAAGACATGATAGTTGCTGTTAAGATGTTAAATG AAAATGCGACTGCTAGTCAAAGAGAAGAAATGTTACGAGAGATAAACATCCTGCAGGAGATCGGAAGACATCAGAATATTCTCGGTATCATTGGATGTTGTACAAATAATGAACCATATCTATTGATCACGGAATACATGAAGCATGGTGATCTGTTGACATTTCTTTGGCGTTCCAAAGAG ACACAGTGCCAAGAAGCCGACCCTATATATAATTTGAGTGTCAAAAGTTACTACCAGATTGCAAGGCAGATTGCTCGTGGTATG GAGTTCTTAGCTCATAACAAGGTGGTACATGGAGACTTAGCAGCGAGGAACATTTTAGTTGGGGAAGGTCTACAAGTGAAGATATCTGACTTCGGATTGGCTAATGATGTATATCTACAGGGATGGACAGCGTTACCTACCAGTCGACTGAGAGCTGCTAAATGGGTTAGCTTGGAAACCAACCTTAATGGTCTATGCACAATTCAAAGtgatgt GTGGTCCTACGGAATAGTTCTGCATGAAATTGCTACTAGGGGTTGTACCCCTTATGAAGGAATGTCTGCTGTTGAAGTAGTGACGGCTATTAAAGAAGGATACAGAATGCCCCAAGCTGAGGAGTGTCCAAATGCGAT ATTTCAATAG